In one Pirellulaceae bacterium genomic region, the following are encoded:
- a CDS encoding kelch repeat-containing protein, whose translation MKFRLLMLFAAANTVLSPTMTWSQDPITPPLTVSTSKIHKPLPESLTSFGAAVVDDYLYVFSGHSGEAHGFGKDLLVNHFRKTRFDDPQAEWEELAMHDSAQSTALVSDGVSLYRIGGLSFLNGEKENEVLFNSTAYFTRYDLDNDNWTELPPLPVPRSSHDAAVVGRTVYVVGGWNLQGEGSRDAPWHDKMHGFDLDDPDAGWQTLDGPGYDLRALSAASHQGKLYVAGGISPTGFLRKTFIYDPAQGEWTQGPDLFNDSAMTGFATSMFAAGDYLYCTGASGVVYRLADDGGAWEVADRLLFPRMFLRLLPVGTERLIAVGGTGGVIGRTAAIESLSVDPKSKVGPKLVSWSLPYEGDAKHSQTLIMDGTKLYAFGGNKSWEPHDFSREAFVKQAFVFDVPNQRVEQLPDMPMPVQSGAGAINRHNSEHQTLVVAGGMNHASSQFSALRTILEFDPNLKQWSQSEISLPAPRSMAAAVNFDDAIWIFGGSDAGSGHRLCETILHWWGDQTAVAPLPDVKLPHDRRSYGGARIGDEFFLIGGLGEKMSIETSVDVFDMKNRTWREASSPLVSRLFPSVAVDGKRIYLFGGFSNSGGIFSECSSLEVYDSETNVWSTVAESIDGVDASMRLFNIAGRLLFFGVDRENDHQVKFVLFDPDPTVMPEAVAAMNFMSRSRGGDTERNAKALLRRDTDKDGFLSQEELGKRMATFFVDADVNADERVSFQELKTKLEADEKAAAADQRDAESKEQQEDVEPAASNSDRTPDSNHKDKPTKVDSNPKDDKGTA comes from the coding sequence TACTTGTATGTCTTCAGCGGTCACAGTGGCGAGGCACATGGATTTGGCAAAGATTTGCTAGTTAATCACTTTCGCAAGACTCGCTTTGATGATCCTCAGGCGGAGTGGGAAGAGTTGGCAATGCACGACTCTGCTCAGAGTACGGCTCTCGTCAGTGATGGCGTATCCCTCTATCGAATTGGCGGACTCTCCTTTTTGAATGGGGAGAAAGAAAACGAAGTCCTGTTTAATTCCACTGCCTACTTCACGCGATACGATTTGGATAATGACAACTGGACTGAATTACCGCCGCTGCCTGTCCCACGTTCATCGCACGACGCCGCGGTTGTCGGTCGAACGGTCTACGTTGTTGGTGGTTGGAATCTTCAAGGTGAGGGTTCTCGAGATGCACCGTGGCATGACAAAATGCACGGCTTTGATCTGGATGATCCTGATGCTGGTTGGCAAACGTTGGATGGACCTGGTTACGATTTGCGAGCCCTGTCCGCGGCCTCGCACCAGGGAAAACTGTACGTTGCGGGTGGAATTAGTCCTACTGGATTCTTAAGAAAAACATTCATCTACGATCCTGCTCAAGGGGAATGGACTCAAGGGCCAGACTTGTTCAATGATAGCGCAATGACTGGATTCGCCACCAGTATGTTTGCCGCGGGCGATTATCTTTACTGCACAGGTGCTTCGGGCGTTGTCTATCGATTGGCCGATGACGGTGGAGCTTGGGAGGTAGCGGACCGACTGCTATTTCCACGGATGTTTCTCCGTTTGCTTCCGGTGGGTACGGAACGGCTCATCGCAGTTGGCGGCACGGGTGGCGTGATCGGCCGTACCGCTGCGATCGAATCGCTAAGTGTCGATCCGAAATCGAAAGTCGGTCCGAAATTAGTTTCCTGGTCATTACCCTATGAGGGGGATGCCAAACATAGCCAGACTTTGATCATGGACGGCACAAAGCTTTATGCTTTTGGTGGTAACAAGAGTTGGGAGCCTCATGACTTCAGCCGGGAGGCTTTTGTCAAACAGGCATTTGTATTCGATGTCCCAAATCAGAGGGTGGAGCAGTTACCGGATATGCCGATGCCGGTGCAAAGTGGTGCTGGCGCCATTAATCGCCACAATAGCGAGCATCAAACCTTGGTTGTGGCCGGTGGTATGAATCATGCATCCTCCCAATTTTCGGCTCTACGAACTATTCTCGAGTTCGATCCGAACCTCAAGCAATGGTCTCAATCGGAAATCTCTCTGCCTGCACCTCGTTCAATGGCAGCGGCGGTCAATTTTGACGATGCGATCTGGATTTTCGGAGGTAGTGATGCGGGTTCGGGACACCGTCTGTGTGAAACCATCTTGCATTGGTGGGGAGATCAGACTGCAGTTGCGCCCTTGCCCGACGTCAAGCTGCCGCACGATCGACGTTCCTATGGCGGAGCAAGGATCGGTGATGAATTCTTTCTGATTGGCGGCCTCGGCGAAAAGATGAGCATCGAAACCAGTGTCGATGTTTTTGATATGAAAAATCGAACTTGGCGGGAAGCCAGTTCACCTCTCGTATCGCGGTTGTTTCCTAGTGTTGCGGTTGATGGAAAAAGAATTTATCTGTTTGGCGGATTCAGTAACTCAGGCGGGATTTTTTCGGAATGTTCATCGCTCGAAGTGTATGACAGTGAGACGAACGTTTGGAGTACCGTGGCTGAATCAATTGATGGAGTCGATGCTTCGATGAGGCTGTTTAACATTGCTGGACGACTGCTTTTTTTTGGCGTCGATCGTGAGAATGATCATCAAGTCAAATTTGTATTGTTTGATCCTGATCCCACAGTGATGCCTGAGGCAGTGGCAGCGATGAATTTTATGAGTCGAAGTCGCGGTGGGGATACCGAGCGAAATGCAAAGGCGCTCTTGCGCCGTGATACAGACAAGGATGGATTTCTTAGTCAGGAGGAACTCGGAAAACGTATGGCGACATTCTTTGTTGACGCCGATGTCAATGCGGATGAACGAGTGAGCTTCCAGGAATTAAAAACAAAGCTCGAGGCGGATGAAAAGGCTGCTGCCGCAGACCAGCGCGATGCGGAATCGAAAGAGCAGCAAGAGGATGTTGAGCCTGCAGCATCGAACTCCGATCGCACACCAGATTCAAATCACAAGGATAAACCGACGAAAGTGGATTCCAATCCCAAGGATGACAAGGGGACAGCCTAG
- a CDS encoding DUF2271 domain-containing protein codes for MKWYLLISVLLFTVAIAIAPVDRQASDLRAEDASAGTAKSGVTDEGLHVWFSLERPKGRRYRRPYLAVWLEDEDGFPVKTGVLWLQTDQPGPRWHRDLTRWYRNDRMRKLVEKNDLIDGVSGATRGPGNYQAHFDGTDNTGKQLPNGEYTLCLEAAREHGTYKIIREKIRWGGEQIAKKDLNGNIEIPRASYQFVPLQQ; via the coding sequence ATGAAATGGTACCTGCTGATCAGCGTCCTGCTTTTCACTGTCGCTATCGCCATTGCTCCGGTAGATCGCCAAGCGAGCGATCTACGCGCAGAGGATGCGTCGGCGGGTACTGCCAAATCAGGAGTGACCGACGAGGGGTTACACGTTTGGTTTTCACTCGAACGTCCCAAGGGTCGCCGTTACCGCCGGCCTTATTTGGCTGTCTGGCTGGAAGACGAAGACGGTTTTCCCGTAAAAACAGGTGTGCTGTGGCTGCAAACCGATCAGCCAGGTCCTCGATGGCATCGAGACCTGACCCGCTGGTACAGGAATGATCGGATGCGGAAATTGGTCGAAAAAAACGATTTGATCGATGGTGTCTCGGGAGCAACTCGTGGGCCGGGCAATTACCAGGCTCACTTCGACGGTACGGATAATACCGGAAAACAACTTCCGAATGGAGAGTACACTCTGTGCTTGGAAGCTGCCCGTGAGCATGGAACTTATAAAATTATCCGCGAAAAGATTCGGTGGGGTGGTGAGCAAATTGCAAAAAAAGATCTCAACGGGAATATTGAGATCCCAAGAGCGTCCTATCAGTTCGTCCCCTTGCAGCAATAG
- a CDS encoding PepSY-associated TM helix domain-containing protein — translation MSSSKFYPSFRKEWYRKSAAAFRWLHIYLSMLGFGAIMFFAVTGITLNHPTWLGGSEQYVEDISGEIPVEWLRKNPTELEIAETLRERHRLRGRVKEFESDEYEFMLVYKTPGYAADVFIDRETGNYSVTVTSTNLVAVMNDLHKGRDSGAVWNILVIDGSAILMLLFSLSGFGLLFYIKRRRMTGLTTAVVGTLLMFGIWIWWIP, via the coding sequence ATGAGCTCCAGTAAGTTCTATCCCAGCTTTCGAAAAGAGTGGTACAGGAAAAGTGCTGCTGCCTTTCGTTGGTTGCACATTTATCTCTCGATGCTCGGTTTCGGGGCCATCATGTTCTTTGCCGTGACTGGTATCACGCTTAACCATCCCACATGGCTTGGTGGAAGCGAACAGTATGTCGAAGATATCTCTGGGGAAATTCCTGTTGAGTGGTTGCGGAAGAACCCAACGGAGTTAGAAATTGCAGAGACGCTTCGCGAGCGTCACCGGTTGCGAGGCCGAGTAAAAGAATTCGAGAGCGACGAGTACGAATTTATGCTCGTCTACAAGACCCCCGGATATGCGGCTGACGTTTTTATTGACCGTGAAACTGGGAATTACAGCGTGACTGTGACTTCCACCAATCTCGTTGCGGTGATGAATGATCTGCACAAAGGGCGCGACAGTGGCGCCGTCTGGAATATCTTGGTGATTGACGGTTCAGCGATACTGATGCTATTGTTTTCACTCTCTGGATTCGGGCTTTTGTTCTATATCAAACGGCGCCGAATGACCGGGTTGACGACTGCTGTCGTTGGGACACTTCTAATGTTCGGAATTTGGATTTGGTGGATTCCTTGA